One part of the Haliotis asinina isolate JCU_RB_2024 chromosome 2, JCU_Hal_asi_v2, whole genome shotgun sequence genome encodes these proteins:
- the LOC137274103 gene encoding thiol S-methyltransferase TMT1A-like: MALEDIFARGILLKYLLPVVTVVVIIALSRKKLRQFRLRLIAYMGNRFLKKTHKQIRNEKSVVFSELKSQASKAKRPLQLLEIGSGSGMNFKNFPSGSEIICLDPNPYNKTYLEENVHLRNPEVSIKKFVVGFAESMPEVEDNSCDAVVCTLVLCTVRDVKAVLSEILRILKPNGIFYFVEHVASQKGRFKRKIQDLINPMWQKMMDGCNINREPWNDIHQAGFSKVDLTHFDICMFKTSTPGIYGKAIK, encoded by the exons ATGGCACTTGAAGATATTTTTGCTAGAGGTATTCTTTTGAAATATCTACTGCCAGTTGTCACTGTCGTGGTTATCATTGCACTTTCAAGAAAGAAATTGCGTCAATTTCGCTTGAGGTTGATAGCATATATGGGAAATAGGTTTCTAAAGAAGACACATAAGCAGATTCGAAATGAGAAATCGGTTGTTTTTTCTGAATTGAAATCACAAGCAAGCAAGGCAAAACGTCCTTTGCAGCTGCTAGAAATCGGCTCTGGAAGTGGCATGaacttcaagaactttccatcAGGTTCAGAGATAATTTGCTTGGATCCAAATCCTTACAACAAAACATACTTAGAAGAAAATGTGCATCTTCGGAATCCAGAAGTGAGCATCAAGAAATTTGTGGTGGGATTCGCGGAGAGTATGCCCGAGGTTGAAGACAACAGTTGTGATGCCGTGGTCTGTACTCTGGTCCTGTGTACTGTGAGGGATGTCAAGGCTGTTTTAAGTGAAATCCTAAGAATACTGAAACCA AATGGAATCTTCTACTTTGTGGAACACGTGGCATCACAGAAGGGAAGGTTCAAGAGGAAAATCCAGGACTTGATCAACCCAATGTGGCAGAAGATGATGGATGGGTGCAACATTAACAGGGAGCCATGGAATGACATTCATCAAGCTGGTTTCTCAAAGGTCGACCTGacacattttgatatttgcatgtTCAAGACTAGCACTCCAGGTATCTATGGAAAGGCTATCAAGTAA
- the LOC137274099 gene encoding uncharacterized protein → MGVAPSFLQTLLARQKSNEKCYPCVPFKPCPLGVHTQTKQGLVASFKALPPVLARGTVTADTIWWTSAQFLPYNDRHLAVTTTPYTFRVNRPWLVASKMPAGKIFLYDIGRKPIGCVHFKGISSSTYPTIQPHPIGEYIAYIPSSAGVKVIGLNNEHVYEQPTSFVGGSCKYFSIAPNGINLATIFRGQNFYFIRLNDFNNFGIIQGEDLKCHLLCPGFVGDRFFSDRVECRWSPDSRYLAVGLYCAGSGKLFVLDKNSQKNICTVCPDLLEDPISSACSFDFDPRPDHCKLAVASTDDCIYIIDIESCEILQTINEGNAQMPINCIQYNNQGTMLAVGYETVEIRIFDPDTEELLHVIDVKDGDEKLQANVPSHTSLAIMRLSFNWSGTLLASSVCDGIVRVWTVPGMFSLQGFCKLQILSLVPVRKVKTLKLPEKIKQFLLSP, encoded by the exons ATGGGAGTGGCCCCATCATTCTTACAGACCCTGCTTGCACGTCAGAAAAGCAATGAGAAGTGTTACCCATGTGTGCCCTTTAAACCCTGTCCACTTGGTGTCcacacacagacaaaacaaGGCTTGGTGGCATCCTTCAAGGCTCTACCACCAGTTCTGG CAAGAGGCACAGTGACTGCTGACACCATCTGGTGGACTAGTGCCCAGTTCCTGCCTTACAATGATCGTCATCTGGCTGTCACCACCACCCCTTACACATTCAGGGTCAACCGCCCCTGGCTTGTGGCCTCAAAGATGCCTGCAGGAAAGATTTTCTTGTATGACATTGGCAGAAAACCCATAG GCTGTGTTCATTTCAAGGGGATATCAAGTTCTACGTATCCAACAATTCAACCTCACCCTATAGGAGAGTACATTGCATACATTCCAAGCTCTGCAGGGGTCAAGGTTATTGGTTTAAATAATGAGCATGTATATGAACAACCAACATCTTTTGTTGGAGGCAGCTGTAAATATTTTTCCATTGCACCAAATGGGATAAATCTCGCAACTATTTTCCGAGGTCAGAACTTTTATTTCATCCGATTGAATGACTTCAACAACTTTGGCATAATCCAAGGCGAAGATCTGAAGTGCCACTTACTTTGCCCTGGTTTTGTAGGCGACAGGTTCTTCAGTGACAGGGTTGAATGCAGATGGTCTCCAGACAGCCGATATCTCGCTGTGGGTTTGTATTGTGCTGGTTCAGGGAAACTTTTCGTTCTGGATAAAAACAGCCAAAAGAACATCTGTACTGTGTGTCCAGATCTGCTAGAAGATCCAATCAGTTCTGCCTGTAGCTTTGACTTTGACCCTCGACCAGATCACTGCAAACTGGCTGTAGCTTCTACTGATGattgtatatatattattgACATAGAAAGTTGTGAAATTTTACAAACAATTAATGAGGGGAATGCTCAAATGCCAATAAACTGTATCCAGTACAATAATCAAGGGACAATGTTGGCGGTTGGTTATGAGACTGTGGAGATCAGGATCTTTGATCCCGATACAGAGGAACTGCTGCATGTGATAGATGTAAAGGATGGAGATGAGAAACTCCAAGCTAATGTACCGTCTCACACCAGTCTGGCTATCATGAGGCTCAGCTTTAACTGGAGTGGGACTCTGTTGGCGTCCAGTGTATGTGATGGCATAGTTCGTGTGTGGACCGTTCCAGGCATGTTCAGTCTTCAGGGGTTCTGTAAGCTTCAGATTCTCAGTTTGGTGCCAGTCAGGAAAGTTAAAACACTGAAACTACCAGAAAAAATTAAACAGTTTTTGTTGTCCCCTTGA